The proteins below come from a single Cannabis sativa cultivar Pink pepper isolate KNU-18-1 chromosome 3, ASM2916894v1, whole genome shotgun sequence genomic window:
- the LOC115722073 gene encoding protein ALP1-like has protein sequence MIFRTKNNQMDDSSSSLSSTDSDFDDFSDFLMLYLLSDYNEKFIEKIPQRTSVLSGEDFVKQLLGGHERTCYELLRMDKNVFVELCTCLKQKEYIKDTREVKVEKSVAIFLMIVGQNMRMRLIADRFQHSLETIDRHFRLTLKAICKLGQDIIRPTQSPLPSRIVNSSKYYPWFQNCIGAIDGTHVSACVPADKQVSYRGRKNVVTQNVLCACNFDMFFTFVFAGWEGTANDSRVFIDAITTPEYKFPLPKEGEYYVLDSRFPCTKGFLPPYRGERYHLQEYNSGRNGPRGMKELFNYRHSSPRNVIERCFGVLKARFPILKMMSPYKLSRQTLIVIACCTLHNFIRQCTQYDHMFREWEEKELESEDNIEGCETSVSRYEVNLSDESATAMARVRDRIAQTMWGTYNNRN, from the exons ATGATTTTCAGGACTAAGAACAATCAAATGGATGATTCTAGTTCTAGTTTATCTTCTACAGATAGCGATTTCGATGACTTTTCAGATTTTTTGATGCTATACCTTCTAAGTGATTATAATGAGAAGTTTATTGAGAAAATCCCTCAACGAACATCTGTTTTAAGTGGAGAGGATTTTGTGAAACAATTATTAGGTGGTCATGAGAGAACATGTTACGAATTGTTGCGAATGGATAAGAATGTATTTGTTGAGCTTTGTACTTGTTTAAAACAAAAGGAATACATTAAGGACACCCGAGAGGTTAAAGTTGAAAAGTCAGTTGCTATTTTTCTTATGATTGTTGGTCAAAATATGAGAATGAGACTTATAGCAGATCGATTTCAACATTCGCTTGAAACCATTGATAGGCATTTTCGTCTAACATTGAAGGCAATATGTAAATTAGGACAAGATATCATTCGTCCAACTCAGTCTCCATTACCTTCTCGTATTGTCAATTCCTCGAAATACTATCCATGGTTTCAG AATTGTATAGGTGCAATTGATGGAACACATGTGAGTGCATGTGTCCCTGCAGATAAGCAAGTCAGTTACAGAGGTCGAAAAAATGTAGTAACACAAAATGTTTTATGTGCTTGTAACTTCGACATGTTCTTTACTTTTGTATTTGCTGGTTGGGAAGGCACTGCAAATGATTCCAGGGTGTTTATAGATGCAATTACAACACCTGAATATAAGTTTCCACTGCCTAAAGAAG GTGAATATTATGTTTTGGATTCTAGATTTCCATGTACAAAAGGTTTTCTCCCACCATATCGTGGTGAAAGATACCATTTGCAAGAATACAATAGTGGACGTAATGGACCGCGTGGCATGAAAGAACTATTCAATTATAGACATTCTTCACCTAGAAATGTCATTGAACGGTGCTTTGGTGTGCTAAAAGCTCGTTTTCCGATATTAAAGATGATGTCACCTTACAAATTGAGTCGACAAACTTTAATAGTAATTGCTTGTTGTACACTTCATAATTTTATTCGACAATGCACCCAATATGATCATATGTttagagaatgggaagaaaaaGAACTTGAGAGTGAAGACAACATAGAAGGATGTGAAACCAGTGTGTCAAGATATGAAGTTAATTTGTCTGATGAATCTGCTACGGCAATGGCACGTGTTCGAGATCGTATTGCTCAAACTATGTGGGGGACTTATAATAATAGAAATTag
- the LOC115718021 gene encoding L10-interacting MYB domain-containing protein-like, which translates to MVDEVNKGNMTSGQFSSKTWARILEDLQSKSKRKYVMKQVKQKFHRLRIRYREFSELSKQTGFGWSREKDTVTAPEEVWQNYIRAHPRAAQYQKKGCDHFRLFELIFSKSTVTGLHHRSAASGPPNTDDEREMENDLDHVDIQDIDDNDSASCIGSRLVDDIFKRSAKNSATTSVERVKRQRSQQMSDAIVAWTEVAKVRAEATLAKAEKYKSKSEVGGSQKDEFSLTKYMQILEGIEGVDDDIYMKAVEKFKDSDWREIFINMSTARKRAWLDRL; encoded by the exons ATGGTTGATGAAGTGAATAAGGGAAATATGACAAGTGGTCAGTTTAGCTCAAAGACATGGGCAAGAATTCTTGAGGATTTGCAAAGTAAAAGTAAGCGAAAGTATGTAATGAAACAAGTTAAGCAAAAGTTTCATAGGTTACGCATCAGGTATCGTGAGTTTTCTGAATTGTCGAAACAAACTGGATTTGGATGGAGTCGTGAAAAAGATACTGTGACTGCTCCTGAAGAAGTATGGCAAAATTATATAAGG GCACATCCAAGGGCGGCACAATATCAAAAGAAAGGATGTGATCATTTTAGATTGTTTGAACTAATTTTTAGTAAATCAACTGTGACTGGTTTACACCATCGTTCTGCTGCTTCAGGTCCACCCAATACTGATGATGAAAGGGAGATGGAAAATGATTTAGATCATGTAGACATACAAGATATTGATGATAATGATAGTGCTAGTTGTATAGGCTCTCGTCTTGTTGATGATATTTTTAAACGTTCAGCAAAAAATTCAGCAACAACAAGTGTAGAGCGAGTGAAAAGACAAAGATCACAACAAATGAGTGATGCGATTGTTGCATGGACTGAGGTAGCTAAAGTAAGAGCTGAGGCTACTTTAGCTAAAGCCGAAAAATACAAGAGTAAAAGTGAAGTAGGAGGAAGTCAAAAAGATGAATTTTCTCTCACAAAATACATGCAGATCCTTGAAGGAATTGAAGGAGTTGATGATGATATTTACATGAAAGCTGTCGAGAAGTTCAAAGATTCGGATTGGAGAGAGATTTTTATTAATATGTCTACTGCTAGAAAGAGGGCTTGGCTAGATAGGCTTTGA
- the LOC133036264 gene encoding uncharacterized protein LOC133036264, translating into MSDLSDSQQLGSGGRAFDGESSQERDSFLPTDISEMEAAEIELGPMSSVDIERMVQELAEPGTIDIRDSESTVSARDYLIHTRHAPDIEVEEVEEEWTTPVRESGEEEEEAEGSGTDSVDDSQLNEPFSCEDLVSRVVKSDFTTFVRSFANSFFFVVIADRPARPTLDANKKGVAEILGSLPVQDRDWRLLCTTAKLREHKLIPENASLQREPVYKEPSEKQQERIDKRLSKQTPRQTSDMTFLKSAPVLKIKQKGGTPATSPVVAQKRKSDVMTSLAADSSKKLAKTTQDKGKKVVIDSPVRARDFLAMQEKLLAEIPYEDLASRSTELAVQSMALFMKAAATPSKENDSLKRQNVHFQESIKKLKQEVARMEELNKAKEKELEEVNRAKEQVELELKKSQDTNAEMARDLEAEKESGKKQYDQAVSDYIYTTLSKVPDFDFSLLGAEAAEMAEAFRAMSPTQTQGNLLDETEGVQAEEVENEVVSKIADEAAPDETTPIVPGV; encoded by the exons atgagcgatctatcggaCAGCCAGCAGCTCGGCTCAGGAGGTCGCGCTTTTGACGGGGAGTCGTCACAAGAGAGAgacagttttctccctacggacatctccgaaatggaggctGCGGAGATAGAGCTAGGTCCGATGTCCTCCGTagacatcgagaggatggtaCAGGAGCTCGCTGAACCTGGGACAATCGATATCCGGGATAGCGAATCCACAGTGTCAGCACGCGACTACCTCATCCATACGAGACACGCtcccgacatcgaggtcgaggaggtggaggaggaatGGACTACTCCAGTCCGCGAGTCAGgtgaggaagaagaggaagcggaagggagtgggacggACTCAGTCGATGACTCCCAATTGAACGAACCTTTCTCATGCGAAGACCTAGTCTCGAGAGTCGTCAAATCTGACTTCACTACCTTTGTGAG ATCTTTTGCTAACTCGTTCTTCTTTGTtgtcatcgcagatagaccagctcgaccaacGCTTGACGCGAATAAGAAGGGGGTAGCCGAAATTCTTGGgagtcttccggtacaagatcgcgactggcgattgctGTGTACGACTGCCAAATTGCGAGAACATAAACTGATCCCTgagaacgcgagtcttcaacgggagccaGTATATAAAGAACCTTCTGAGAAACAGCAGGAGCGGATAGATAAACGTCTTTCTAAACAAACTCCTCGACAAACTTCAG ACATGACTTTCttgaagtctgcccctgtcctgaagatcaagcaaaagggtggaacaccagcgacttcgccggtcgttgcccagaagaggaagagcgatgtgatgaCTTCGCTTGCTGCAGATTCCTCCAAGAAGTTGGCTAAGACTACTCAGGACAAAgggaagaaagtcgtcatcGACTCTCCTGTTCGTGCTCGCGATTTTCTGGCCATGCAGGAAAAATTACTGGCTGAGATTCCATACGAGGATCTTGCTTCTCGATCTACTGAACTGGCCGTGCAATCCATGGCTTTGTTTATGAAAGCCGCGGCTACTCCTTCAAAGGAAAatgactcgctgaagaggcagaacgtCCATTTTCAAGAGAGCATAAAGAAGCTGAAGCAGGAGGTGGCGAGGATGGAGGAGCTTaacaaggccaaggagaaggagctcgaggaaGTCAACAGGGCCAAAGAACAGGTGGAGCTCGAGCTCAAGAAGTCGCAGGACACTAACGCTGAGATGGCTCGCGActtggaggctgagaaagagagTGGGAAGAAACAGTACGATCAGGCTGTGTCTGACTATATTTACACTACTCTTTCCAAGGTCcctgacttcgacttctcgctgCTTGGAGCTGAGGCTGCGGAAATGGCTGAAGCTTTTCGCGCGATGTCTCCTACTCAGACTCAGGGTAACCTTCTTGATGAAACCGAGGGAGTACAGGCTGAAGAGGTCGAGAATGAAGTCGTGAGCAAGATTGCAGACGAGGCTGCTCCTGATGAGACTACTCCCATCGTTCCAGGCGTTTGA